The following proteins are encoded in a genomic region of Enterocloster clostridioformis:
- the tnpA gene encoding IS200/IS605 family transposase, with protein MSETIRKSHNVSVLMYHFVCPAKYRRVVIDEDVDRVIKETCEGIQERYEIRFLEVGTDKDHIHFLIQSVPAYSPKKIIQIVKSIIAREVFAKCPQVKKKLWGGEFWTDGYYVATVSEHGNEQIISRYVKEQGQEKNYKTIYKNVEKTKQYSIWDYM; from the coding sequence ATGAGTGAAACAATACGCAAGTCACACAATGTATCAGTACTCATGTATCATTTCGTATGTCCAGCAAAATATAGAAGAGTAGTAATAGATGAAGATGTAGATAGGGTAATCAAAGAAACGTGTGAGGGAATTCAGGAAAGGTATGAAATAAGATTTTTGGAAGTAGGTACAGATAAAGACCATATACATTTTCTTATCCAGTCAGTGCCTGCATATAGTCCAAAAAAAATCATCCAAATAGTGAAGAGCATCATAGCCCGAGAGGTGTTCGCGAAATGTCCACAAGTGAAGAAAAAATTGTGGGGAGGAGAATTCTGGACAGATGGCTATTACGTAGCAACGGTGAGTGAACATGGGAATGAGCAAATCATAAGTAGATATGTGAAAGAACAGGGACAGGAAAAAAATTATAAAACAATCTATAAAAACGTAGAGAAAACAAAGCAGTATAGCATATGGGATTATATGTAG
- a CDS encoding DegV family protein: MKIAIVADSNSGVTQDEAKKLGIYVLPMPFMIDGQIFYEGIDLSHEEFYRRMEEGADITTSQPSPKDVMEQWEQLLEDHDQVVYIPMSSGLSGSCQTALMLAKEYEGRVQVVNNQRISVTQRQSALDARDLAELGWSGEQIKEKLEATRFDSSIYITVDTLKYLKKGGRITPAAAALGTLLKIKPVLTIQGEKLDAFAKARTMKQAKTIMLTALAHDLEERLADRKAEHTYLQIAHTCSEQAAHELEETVRELYPGVPVFGAPLSLSIGCHIGPGALAVACTRKLKELE; encoded by the coding sequence ATGAAAATAGCTATTGTTGCGGACAGCAACAGCGGAGTAACGCAGGATGAGGCAAAGAAGCTGGGCATATATGTGCTTCCCATGCCTTTTATGATAGATGGACAGATATTTTATGAGGGTATTGATTTAAGCCACGAAGAATTTTACAGAAGGATGGAGGAAGGCGCCGACATCACCACATCCCAGCCCTCGCCAAAAGACGTGATGGAGCAGTGGGAGCAGCTTTTGGAGGATCATGATCAGGTGGTGTACATTCCCATGTCCAGCGGACTCAGCGGTTCCTGTCAGACAGCCCTTATGCTGGCAAAAGAGTATGAGGGGCGCGTCCAGGTGGTGAACAACCAGAGGATTTCCGTTACACAGAGACAGTCTGCCCTGGATGCCAGGGATTTGGCAGAGCTGGGATGGAGTGGTGAACAGATAAAGGAAAAGCTGGAGGCAACCAGGTTTGACAGCTCCATTTATATTACGGTGGACACTCTTAAATATCTGAAAAAGGGAGGCAGGATTACCCCTGCCGCGGCAGCTCTGGGAACCCTGCTCAAGATAAAGCCTGTGCTCACCATCCAGGGAGAAAAGCTGGATGCATTTGCAAAGGCCAGGACCATGAAGCAGGCCAAGACCATCATGCTGACTGCCCTGGCCCATGATCTGGAGGAGCGCCTGGCAGACCGGAAGGCGGAACACACCTATTTGCAGATTGCACATACATGCAGTGAGCAGGCAGCCCATGAGCTGGAAGAAACTGTAAGGGAATTATATCCCGGCGTCCCCGTGTTCGGGGCTCCCCTATCCCTTAGTATCGGATGCCATATCGGCCCTGGCGCCCTGGCAGTTGCCTGCACCAGGAAATTAAAGGAGCTGGAATAA
- a CDS encoding L-ribulose-5-phosphate 3-epimerase: protein MKRPYTLGLYEKSMPSQLGWKEKLEAAKGAGFDFVEISIDETEEKLGRLDMSEEERLGLVSLMKEAGLPIRTMCLSGHRKFPLGSSDPAVRSRGMEIMEKAIRLADDLGIRIIQLAGYDVYYDESTDETKRQFAENLIKATEMAAKVGIVMGFETMETDFMNTVGKAMEYVELVSSMYLGVYPDIGNITNAAKTYGTDVLEDLRLGKGHLAAMHLKETTPGVFREVSFGQGHVDFKGAIKTAWDLGVRKYVTEFWYTGNPQWKKDLAQANEMMTSILDAQWE, encoded by the coding sequence ATGAAACGACCATATACTCTTGGATTATATGAAAAATCCATGCCCTCGCAGCTTGGGTGGAAAGAAAAGCTGGAAGCGGCAAAAGGAGCCGGTTTTGATTTTGTGGAGATTAGCATTGACGAGACGGAGGAGAAGCTGGGACGTTTGGACATGTCAGAAGAGGAGCGCCTGGGGCTGGTGAGTCTGATGAAGGAAGCCGGGCTTCCCATACGCACTATGTGTCTCAGCGGACACCGCAAGTTTCCGCTGGGAAGCAGCGATCCTGCTGTCCGCAGCCGCGGAATGGAGATTATGGAGAAAGCAATCCGGCTAGCAGATGACTTGGGAATCCGGATTATACAACTGGCGGGTTATGACGTATACTATGACGAGTCCACAGATGAGACCAAAAGACAATTTGCTGAAAATCTCATAAAAGCAACTGAGATGGCAGCGAAAGTAGGCATCGTCATGGGGTTTGAAACCATGGAGACGGATTTCATGAACACAGTGGGAAAGGCCATGGAGTATGTGGAGCTCGTTTCCTCCATGTATCTGGGCGTTTATCCTGATATTGGAAATATTACCAATGCAGCAAAGACCTATGGTACAGATGTGCTGGAAGACCTTCGCCTTGGAAAAGGCCATCTGGCAGCCATGCATCTGAAGGAGACCACTCCCGGCGTATTCCGCGAAGTATCCTTCGGCCAAGGCCATGTGGACTTTAAGGGAGCCATAAAGACGGCCTGGGATCTGGGGGTGAGAAAATATGTGACAGAATTCTGGTATACAGGGAATCCTCAGTGGAAAAAGGATTTGGCTCAGGCCAATGAGATGATGACTAGTATTCTGGATGCGCAGTGGGAATAA
- a CDS encoding sensor histidine kinase, with amino-acid sequence MSEKKFVKKLRTFGMSMKVPLAAVIIGAALIPLFLEAGIMLGTFRQSQLDARFIEIQNQCVILSNKMTRSGYMTAEKKNNASLDSQMQTLSDVYNGRIVIVGSNFRVVTDTFNLATGKYYLSEEVIKCFKGENSSHYNKDMQYFAQTIPVYDAADGKAVSGVIVVTASTENILSLTDKVMGKSHLFLVCMALVISVLGVVAAHLLLRPFKKLQMSFDRVTQGDLDADITEETYRETRLLSQSVQKSLGKLKAVDQSRQEFVSNVSHELKTPITSIRVLADSLMGMKDVPVELYREFMTDISDEIDRENQIIEDLLMLVKMDKTAEDQMNIEQVNINGELELILKRLRPIAKRGNVELILESIREVTADVDKVKISLAITNLVENAIKYNRDSGMVRVTLDADHKYFYIKVADTGIGIPEDALEHIFERFFRVDKARSREVGGTGLGLAIAKNVIQMHHGIIDVESTVGEGTTFSVRIPLNYVPRQEAKP; translated from the coding sequence GTGTCGGAAAAGAAATTTGTTAAGAAGCTGCGTACCTTCGGCATGAGCATGAAGGTACCTCTTGCCGCCGTCATTATAGGCGCAGCCCTGATTCCGCTTTTTCTGGAGGCCGGCATCATGCTGGGTACGTTCCGGCAGAGCCAGCTGGATGCCAGGTTCATAGAGATACAGAACCAGTGTGTCATACTCAGCAATAAGATGACCCGGTCCGGCTATATGACGGCTGAGAAAAAGAACAATGCCAGTCTGGACAGCCAGATGCAGACCCTGTCCGATGTATATAATGGAAGAATCGTTATTGTGGGAAGCAATTTCCGGGTGGTGACAGATACCTTTAATCTGGCCACAGGAAAGTATTATTTGTCTGAAGAGGTCATCAAATGTTTCAAGGGTGAAAACAGCAGCCACTACAACAAGGATATGCAGTATTTTGCCCAGACCATTCCCGTGTATGACGCTGCGGACGGAAAAGCTGTGAGCGGAGTCATTGTGGTCACCGCATCCACGGAAAATATCCTGTCCCTGACAGACAAGGTCATGGGAAAATCCCATCTCTTTCTGGTGTGCATGGCGCTTGTGATCAGTGTGTTGGGCGTGGTGGCAGCCCATCTGCTGCTGCGTCCTTTCAAAAAACTTCAGATGTCATTCGACAGGGTGACGCAGGGAGATTTGGACGCGGACATCACAGAGGAGACTTACAGGGAGACCAGACTTTTGTCCCAGTCCGTCCAAAAGTCCCTGGGCAAGCTTAAGGCCGTGGACCAGTCACGCCAGGAATTCGTTTCCAATGTGTCCCATGAACTGAAGACGCCTATCACCTCTATCCGTGTGCTGGCTGATTCGCTTATGGGGATGAAAGACGTGCCGGTGGAGCTGTATCGGGAGTTTATGACGGATATTTCGGACGAGATTGACCGGGAGAACCAGATTATAGAGGACCTGCTGATGCTGGTCAAGATGGACAAGACAGCTGAGGACCAGATGAACATAGAGCAGGTAAATATCAACGGAGAACTGGAGCTGATTTTAAAACGTCTGCGTCCCATTGCCAAACGCGGAAATGTGGAACTGATTCTGGAGAGCATCCGGGAAGTGACAGCGGATGTGGATAAGGTAAAGATATCCCTGGCAATTACCAATCTGGTGGAAAATGCCATTAAATATAACCGGGATTCGGGTATGGTCCGCGTGACCCTGGATGCGGACCACAAATATTTCTACATCAAGGTGGCGGATACCGGTATCGGGATACCGGAGGATGCGCTGGAACACATATTTGAACGGTTTTTCCGGGTGGATAAGGCGCGCTCCAGGGAAGTGGGCGGCACCGGGCTGGGACTGGCTATCGCGAAAAATGTCATTCAGATGCACCACGGTATCATAGATGTGGAGAGTACGGTGGGAGAGGGAACCACCTTCAGTGTGAGGATACCTCTTAACTATGTACCGAGACAGGAGGCGAAGCCATGA
- a CDS encoding acetylxylan esterase, with protein sequence MPGTDLRLEELNTYTGACPAPKDFAKHWKQVKEQIGALASSVSMDKLEMETEELEYYIITVKTWDGCLLKAKYICPSKPGLHPTVIQFHDYPQSSRSWLHLSRYGAIGYAVLAPDCRGQGGMSECGEAGKGPTACGPLFHGLDGEVEDLYLHRLYEDALLWTEVAKGLKKTDGVHMAVYGEGQGGALAIACAALYPEVEKCASQYPMLCDYKRIWEKDFSEGPYMGLFYYFKWQDPMHEKEQEIFDKLAYVDAKNFAPLLRNKVLIGIGLQDVNTPPSSQFALANGIACDNRCCVYPNHGHELNNFFENEHLNFLIDQQAAFSVRSVLGLEQSDVSA encoded by the coding sequence ATGCCTGGAACAGATTTAAGATTAGAGGAATTAAATACTTATACAGGGGCCTGTCCTGCTCCAAAGGATTTTGCGAAGCATTGGAAGCAGGTGAAGGAACAGATTGGGGCTTTGGCTTCATCTGTCTCTATGGATAAATTAGAAATGGAAACCGAGGAACTAGAGTATTATATTATTACAGTTAAGACATGGGATGGATGTCTTCTTAAAGCCAAATATATCTGCCCTTCCAAACCGGGACTGCATCCTACGGTAATACAATTTCATGACTATCCTCAATCCTCCCGAAGCTGGCTGCATTTAAGCCGTTATGGCGCCATCGGATATGCTGTTTTGGCCCCTGACTGCCGGGGACAGGGAGGAATGAGTGAATGTGGAGAGGCAGGGAAAGGGCCAACAGCCTGCGGCCCTTTATTTCATGGCCTGGATGGAGAAGTGGAGGATCTATATCTGCACAGGCTTTACGAAGATGCGCTGCTGTGGACGGAGGTTGCAAAAGGATTAAAAAAGACCGATGGAGTCCATATGGCTGTATACGGAGAAGGTCAGGGAGGAGCACTGGCTATAGCATGCGCAGCCCTCTATCCGGAAGTGGAGAAATGCGCTAGCCAATATCCGATGCTCTGTGACTATAAGAGAATCTGGGAAAAGGATTTTTCGGAAGGGCCTTATATGGGGTTATTTTATTATTTCAAATGGCAGGACCCTATGCATGAAAAGGAACAGGAGATCTTTGATAAGCTGGCTTATGTGGACGCGAAAAATTTTGCCCCATTGCTTCGCAATAAGGTATTAATTGGTATTGGCCTGCAGGATGTGAATACACCGCCGTCTTCTCAATTTGCCCTTGCTAATGGGATTGCTTGTGACAACAGGTGCTGTGTATATCCAAATCATGGTCACGAATTAAACAATTTTTTTGAAAATGAGCACTTGAACTTTTTAATAGACCAGCAAGCTGCCTTTTCAGTCAGGAGTGTTCTTGGTTTAGAACAGTCGGATGTTTCTGCCTGA
- a CDS encoding DeoR/GlpR family DNA-binding transcription regulator — translation MKRERAFVESRRNRIVEIMEEKPEVRVDELSQLLGVSLITIRRDLQYLEEQKLLVRNYGGAVSTMAPKNMKDEVQLYRKLIARYAADFVAENDTIFINTSSNALQILEYVECNNVTVITNNGKAIGREYCPGVNVVLTGGELRHPKDAMVGDFTLRNLQHVYAKKAFVGCSGISAELGMTTEIFNEVSINEMMIAHANQTVYVLADHTKIGSNSSFTSCPIEKIQYLITDEKAPDDALNAIREKGVRVYQVHKSDF, via the coding sequence ATGAAAAGAGAAAGAGCTTTTGTGGAGAGTCGCAGAAACCGGATTGTGGAGATAATGGAGGAGAAACCGGAAGTTCGCGTAGATGAGCTTTCGCAACTACTGGGAGTGTCCCTGATTACGATTAGAAGAGATCTTCAGTATCTGGAGGAACAGAAGCTCCTTGTTCGTAATTATGGAGGGGCTGTGTCAACCATGGCCCCTAAGAATATGAAGGACGAGGTGCAGCTGTACCGCAAGCTTATCGCTAGGTATGCGGCAGACTTTGTGGCAGAGAATGATACAATATTCATCAACACCAGCAGCAATGCACTCCAGATACTGGAGTATGTGGAGTGCAATAACGTGACGGTTATTACCAATAATGGCAAGGCCATAGGGCGGGAATATTGTCCGGGTGTTAATGTGGTGCTTACAGGAGGCGAATTGCGCCATCCAAAGGATGCCATGGTGGGGGATTTTACTCTGAGGAATTTGCAGCATGTATATGCAAAGAAAGCGTTTGTGGGCTGCTCTGGCATCAGCGCAGAGTTAGGAATGACCACAGAGATATTCAATGAGGTCAGTATCAATGAGATGATGATCGCCCATGCAAACCAGACTGTTTATGTGCTGGCAGACCACACGAAGATAGGTAGTAACAGCAGCTTTACCAGTTGCCCCATAGAGAAGATTCAGTATCTTATAACGGATGAGAAGGCGCCCGATGACGCCCTGAACGCCATAAGAGAAAAAGGCGTTCGGGTATATCAGGTGCACAAATCTGATTTTTAA
- a CDS encoding DUF6262 family protein has translation MDEREPVTVLKLMEKTGLSRGFFYKNPTVRKELDRAFEQQAGMSNPKKKILDMAMNHEIQALLRQLREVQQDNEKLMKENETLKKALERKNRELICSL, from the coding sequence ATGGATGAGAGGGAACCGGTTACCGTCCTAAAACTGATGGAAAAGACCGGACTATCGAGAGGATTCTTCTACAAAAATCCAACGGTGAGGAAAGAACTGGACCGGGCATTCGAGCAGCAGGCCGGCATGAGCAACCCCAAAAAGAAGATTTTGGATATGGCTATGAACCATGAAATACAAGCACTGCTCCGGCAGCTGAGAGAGGTACAGCAGGACAATGAAAAATTAATGAAGGAAAATGAAACGTTAAAAAAGGCGTTGGAACGGAAAAACAGGGAGCTGATCTGCAGTCTTTAA
- a CDS encoding PTS ascorbate transporter subunit IIC translates to MDILMKIWSYFAVNVLQQPAFMIGLIVMIGYILLRKSWYDVLAGVIKAIVGYLILSVGSGGLVSNFRPVLVGLKERFNIGAMVIDPYFGQNAVTAGVEEVFGKTFGNAMILLLIAFIVNILLVRFSKYTKLRALFTTGHVQVQQASTAYWLILFACPFLIDNNASLLVVMALILGAYWAVGSNLTIKPCQELTDGAGFCLAHQQMFGIALNTWLAEKVFGKKKDGKDIKKIDDLELPGFMSIFNENMVCTSILMVIFFGTILCILGRDYLVAQGFLKENASMFFYVIQTCLYFSVYLAILQLGVRTFVTELTASFQGIADKLLPGSLPGVDCAVIYGFGSMNAVPLGFLAGFAGQIIAIGALIALKSPVLVICGFVPVFFDNATIAVFANEKGGIKAALILPFISGLCQVFGSAIIAGWVGMAAYGGYLGMWDWAVVWPVMTAVMKCLSYAGVAIVVIVLLAIPQIQYRKDKKGYFLITEDYEAYRALKENK, encoded by the coding sequence ATGGATATTTTAATGAAAATATGGTCGTATTTTGCAGTTAACGTATTACAGCAGCCTGCATTCATGATTGGTCTTATCGTAATGATTGGTTACATATTGTTGAGGAAATCCTGGTATGATGTTCTGGCAGGCGTGATTAAGGCGATAGTGGGTTACTTGATTTTATCTGTTGGTTCCGGTGGTTTGGTCAGCAATTTCCGTCCGGTGCTGGTAGGTCTGAAAGAAAGATTTAATATTGGTGCTATGGTAATTGACCCTTACTTCGGTCAAAACGCAGTTACAGCCGGTGTGGAGGAAGTGTTCGGAAAGACGTTCGGCAATGCGATGATTCTGCTGTTGATTGCATTTATTGTAAACATCCTTCTGGTGCGCTTCTCTAAGTACACCAAGCTGCGCGCTCTGTTTACTACAGGTCATGTGCAAGTGCAGCAGGCGTCCACTGCTTACTGGCTCATTCTGTTCGCCTGTCCGTTCCTCATCGACAATAATGCAAGCCTCCTGGTTGTAATGGCTCTGATTTTGGGCGCATACTGGGCGGTAGGCTCCAACCTTACCATTAAGCCCTGTCAGGAATTGACAGATGGAGCAGGCTTCTGTCTGGCCCATCAACAGATGTTTGGCATTGCTCTGAATACCTGGTTGGCTGAGAAAGTTTTTGGAAAAAAGAAAGATGGAAAGGATATTAAAAAGATTGACGATTTAGAGCTTCCAGGCTTTATGTCTATTTTTAATGAGAACATGGTATGTACCTCTATCCTGATGGTAATCTTCTTCGGAACGATTCTCTGCATCCTTGGACGTGATTACCTTGTGGCTCAGGGATTCCTGAAAGAAAATGCCAGCATGTTCTTCTATGTGATCCAGACCTGTTTGTATTTTTCCGTATACCTGGCAATCCTTCAGTTAGGTGTAAGAACCTTCGTAACAGAGCTGACTGCATCCTTCCAGGGGATTGCCGACAAACTGCTGCCGGGTTCCCTTCCGGGTGTTGACTGCGCGGTTATCTACGGTTTCGGTTCTATGAACGCAGTTCCTCTGGGATTCCTTGCAGGCTTTGCAGGACAGATTATCGCTATTGGCGCGCTGATCGCATTAAAGAGTCCTGTGCTTGTTATTTGCGGATTCGTGCCTGTATTCTTTGACAATGCAACTATCGCTGTGTTTGCCAATGAGAAGGGGGGGATCAAGGCTGCTCTCATTCTTCCATTTATTTCCGGTCTTTGCCAGGTGTTCGGTTCAGCTATTATCGCAGGCTGGGTGGGGATGGCAGCTTACGGTGGATATTTAGGAATGTGGGATTGGGCGGTTGTGTGGCCTGTAATGACAGCCGTCATGAAGTGCTTAAGCTACGCAGGCGTTGCAATTGTAGTTATCGTACTTCTGGCTATCCCCCAGATTCAGTACAGGAAGGACAAAAAAGGTTATTTCCTGATTACAGAGGATTACGAAGCATACAGAGCTTTGAAAGAGAACAAATAG
- the ulaG gene encoding L-ascorbate 6-phosphate lactonase, translating to MSRVSEMTRESWIMSTFPEWGTWLNEEIENEEVKPGTVAMWWLGCTGMWFKTPGGCNLTIDLWCGNGKRTHGNGKMAVGHQMANMCGARDMQPNLRAVPFVIDPFAIKQVDAVLATHYHQDHMSAEYAAHVIQSGMKTVDDNGKEIPVPFIGPKKSVELWVKWGVPEDRCITVRPGDTIKVKDIEIVALDSFDRTCLVTTDSTGPDREELTGVCPMDMDDKAVNYLIKTPGGNIYHSGDSHYSIYFAKHGKDYDVDVAFGSYGENPVGMADKMTSCDILRMAEALRCKVVIPIHYDVWTNFMADVNEIQVLYDMKKERLDYRFHPFFWEVGGKYVYPTDKDKRAYHHRRGFEDCFEAPQNIPFRSCL from the coding sequence ATGAGCAGAGTGAGCGAAATGACAAGGGAGTCCTGGATTATGAGTACATTTCCGGAATGGGGCACCTGGCTGAATGAGGAAATCGAGAACGAGGAAGTTAAGCCAGGTACAGTTGCCATGTGGTGGCTGGGATGTACGGGTATGTGGTTCAAGACTCCCGGCGGCTGCAATCTTACCATTGACTTATGGTGCGGCAACGGAAAGCGCACTCATGGTAATGGGAAAATGGCGGTTGGGCATCAGATGGCAAATATGTGCGGTGCCAGAGATATGCAGCCCAATCTGAGGGCGGTACCCTTCGTGATTGACCCGTTTGCCATCAAGCAGGTGGACGCGGTACTGGCAACTCATTACCATCAGGATCACATGAGCGCCGAGTATGCGGCCCATGTAATCCAGAGCGGAATGAAAACTGTGGATGACAATGGAAAAGAGATTCCTGTGCCCTTTATCGGTCCGAAAAAATCAGTTGAGCTTTGGGTTAAGTGGGGCGTTCCGGAGGACCGCTGCATTACAGTCCGCCCGGGCGACACCATCAAAGTTAAAGATATTGAGATCGTAGCACTGGATTCCTTCGACCGTACCTGTCTGGTTACTACAGACTCCACGGGACCTGACAGAGAAGAACTGACCGGCGTATGCCCAATGGACATGGATGACAAGGCGGTGAACTACCTGATTAAGACGCCGGGCGGGAACATTTACCACAGCGGCGATTCTCATTACTCCATCTACTTTGCAAAGCATGGCAAGGATTACGATGTGGATGTGGCCTTTGGCTCCTACGGTGAGAATCCGGTGGGGATGGCGGATAAGATGACCTCATGTGATATTCTGAGAATGGCGGAGGCCTTAAGGTGCAAGGTAGTTATTCCCATCCATTACGATGTGTGGACCAACTTTATGGCTGATGTGAATGAAATCCAGGTGCTTTACGATATGAAGAAAGAACGTTTGGATTATAGATTCCATCCGTTCTTCTGGGAAGTAGGCGGCAAGTATGTGTATCCTACAGACAAGGATAAGAGAGCGTACCATCACCGAAGAGGGTTTGAGGACTGCTTTGAGGCTCCTCAGAACATACCTTTCCGCTCCTGTCTGTAA
- a CDS encoding L-ribulose-5-phosphate 4-epimerase: protein MLENLKKIVYEANMELPKYGLVTFTWGNVSAIDRESGMFVIKPSGVDYDKLSPEDMVVMDLDGNRVEGKLNPSSDTATHLELYKALPLVGGIVHTHSSWATSWAQSGRGIPCYGTTHADYMYGEIPCLRCLTREDIEGAYEKNTGLLIAEYFKDKEYMAVPACLCKNHGPFAWGKDAMEAVHNAVVLEEVAKMAACCELINPKVQPAPQELQDKHYLRKHGASAYYGQQ, encoded by the coding sequence ATGCTGGAAAATCTGAAGAAAATTGTCTATGAAGCTAATATGGAGCTGCCTAAATACGGGCTCGTAACCTTTACCTGGGGAAATGTCAGCGCCATTGACCGGGAGAGTGGAATGTTTGTTATTAAACCCAGCGGTGTGGATTATGATAAGCTGTCCCCCGAGGATATGGTGGTGATGGACTTGGATGGCAACCGTGTGGAGGGAAAACTCAATCCCTCCTCGGACACTGCCACCCACTTGGAGTTGTATAAAGCCCTACCTCTGGTGGGGGGGATTGTTCACACCCATTCCTCATGGGCCACCAGCTGGGCGCAGTCAGGAAGAGGAATTCCCTGTTACGGAACCACCCATGCAGATTATATGTACGGTGAGATCCCCTGTCTGCGCTGCTTGACCAGGGAGGACATTGAGGGGGCCTATGAGAAAAATACGGGGCTTCTCATCGCAGAATATTTTAAGGATAAAGAGTACATGGCAGTTCCAGCTTGTCTCTGCAAGAATCACGGGCCCTTTGCCTGGGGCAAGGACGCTATGGAGGCCGTACACAATGCGGTAGTGTTGGAGGAAGTGGCAAAGATGGCGGCCTGCTGCGAGCTGATTAATCCTAAAGTACAGCCTGCGCCTCAGGAATTGCAGGATAAGCATTATCTGAGAAAACACGGAGCAAGTGCTTACTATGGTCAGCAATAA
- a CDS encoding PTS sugar transporter subunit IIB produces the protein MAKENMSFIVCCANGAGSSLMMKMTMQKMLDTVGIKPGKVHHCALSEGKTAASQYDVVFCAQNFANMFKDAEKKGTVVIGLRNIMSAREMEDKMKEKGLL, from the coding sequence ATGGCAAAGGAAAATATGAGTTTTATCGTATGCTGCGCAAATGGTGCGGGCTCAAGTCTGATGATGAAGATGACTATGCAGAAAATGCTGGATACAGTGGGGATCAAACCGGGGAAGGTTCATCACTGTGCACTGTCCGAAGGGAAAACCGCAGCTAGTCAGTATGATGTAGTATTCTGCGCACAGAATTTTGCAAACATGTTTAAAGATGCCGAGAAAAAAGGAACCGTTGTAATCGGACTCCGCAACATCATGTCAGCTCGGGAGATGGAAGACAAGATGAAAGAAAAGGGCCTTCTCTAA
- a CDS encoding PTS sugar transporter subunit IIA, with protein MLKEFVKSNHYKFAEEASDWEEAIRMSCECLEADGTVEANYKADIIECVKKYGPYIVIMPNVAMPHSQECAKGVHKTAIAFMKLKKPVSFEPGNAQMDARLFFTLASCNPDQHLANMTRLSELLMNEEVVAALLEAETPEDLIKIQENYIEG; from the coding sequence ATGTTAAAAGAGTTCGTGAAGTCAAACCATTACAAATTTGCGGAGGAGGCCTCTGATTGGGAAGAGGCCATCCGCATGAGCTGTGAATGCTTAGAGGCAGATGGAACTGTGGAGGCTAATTATAAGGCAGACATTATTGAGTGTGTGAAGAAGTATGGTCCTTATATTGTAATTATGCCCAATGTGGCAATGCCTCATTCTCAGGAATGTGCAAAAGGGGTGCACAAGACAGCTATTGCTTTTATGAAACTGAAAAAACCTGTAAGCTTTGAGCCGGGAAATGCGCAGATGGACGCTAGACTGTTTTTTACATTGGCGTCCTGCAATCCAGATCAGCATTTGGCAAACATGACAAGACTGTCGGAGCTGCTGATGAATGAGGAGGTAGTGGCGGCTTTACTGGAGGCGGAAACACCGGAGGATTTGATTAAGATTCAGGAGAACTATATTGAGGGATAA